In a single window of the Nodularia spumigena CCY9414 genome:
- a CDS encoding tetratricopeptide repeat protein has product MRPDTSYWQGRTDELEQMQQWIHSDNVRLVGVTAAGGYGKSALVAKLCEQLTDFPQQIWTSFSDAYPFAVWGRWLLDELGKPAPEKPEDLLIAVCNCLQTERYLLVLDNLETLQQNEQQWQTYLQFLLRWFSSSSKSVILVTSREQPTLPNNTLNQSHWLPLSGLATDAGVQLLQALEIKGAESDLVAFVNKTDGHPLLLKLVAGWLKAEEGEEADISLLKSDIFSILGLHQHDPEASIAKILDASLQRLEPGLQNWLHYLSVYRLAFDCSAAMEMSLGDFADETEVKLQLRKLAKRSLLQEKKQQGVLKFYFPPLIQTYLQKLSSPAAHQCAIAYYEKCRKPQLLTTDKLDDVAEYLEIFHHHCELGEYIQAFSSIYYRENNHDNCDELLKNNYYFPIRLTLYERLYHEWQQPENTDELKRYSDLLKVYGDVLQFLKRSDQALERYEDALKFYRDIGARLGEANTLIAIGDVLQFLKRSDQALERYEDALKFYRDIGARLGEANTLIAIGDVLQFLDRRDQALERYEDALKFYRDIGARLGEANTLIAIGDVLQFLDRRDQALERYEDALKFYRDIGDRLGEANTLKAIGDVLQFLDRRDQALERYEDALKFYRDIGARLGEANTLIAIGDVLQFLKRSDQALERYEDALNSTAI; this is encoded by the coding sequence CTGCGTCCTGATACTAGCTATTGGCAAGGACGGACAGATGAACTTGAGCAAATGCAGCAATGGATACATTCAGACAATGTGCGGCTTGTCGGTGTAACTGCGGCGGGTGGTTATGGAAAATCGGCGTTAGTTGCGAAATTATGTGAACAATTAACAGATTTTCCGCAGCAAATTTGGACAAGTTTTAGTGACGCGTATCCTTTTGCAGTTTGGGGACGTTGGTTGTTGGATGAGTTGGGAAAACCAGCGCCAGAAAAACCAGAAGATTTATTAATTGCTGTTTGTAATTGTTTGCAAACAGAACGATATTTACTGGTACTAGATAACCTGGAAACCTTACAGCAAAATGAACAGCAATGGCAGACTTATCTACAGTTTTTGCTGCGTTGGTTTAGTTCTAGCAGTAAGAGTGTAATTTTGGTGACTAGCCGTGAACAACCAACTCTACCAAATAACACTCTCAACCAAAGTCATTGGCTACCACTGTCTGGACTGGCTACAGATGCTGGGGTACAATTATTGCAAGCACTGGAAATTAAAGGTGCAGAATCAGATTTAGTAGCATTTGTCAATAAAACAGATGGACATCCTTTGTTGCTGAAGCTAGTGGCTGGGTGGCTAAAAGCTGAGGAGGGAGAAGAGGCGGATATTAGTCTTTTAAAATCAGATATTTTCAGTATATTAGGTTTGCATCAACATGATCCAGAGGCGAGTATTGCTAAAATTTTGGATGCGAGTCTGCAACGTTTAGAACCCGGTTTACAAAATTGGTTGCACTATTTGAGTGTGTATCGCCTAGCTTTTGACTGTTCAGCAGCAATGGAGATGTCTTTAGGTGACTTCGCCGACGAGACAGAAGTAAAGTTACAGTTGCGAAAACTAGCAAAACGTTCTTTATTACAAGAGAAGAAACAGCAAGGAGTGCTGAAGTTTTATTTTCCACCGTTAATTCAAACTTATTTACAAAAATTATCTTCACCAGCAGCGCATCAATGCGCCATCGCATACTACGAAAAATGTCGGAAACCGCAACTTTTAACTACAGATAAACTGGATGATGTGGCGGAATATCTGGAAATTTTTCATCATCACTGTGAACTGGGGGAATATATCCAGGCTTTTTCTAGCATCTATTACCGTGAAAATAATCACGATAATTGCGACGAATTATTGAAAAATAATTATTATTTTCCCATTCGGTTAACATTGTATGAGCGTTTATATCACGAATGGCAGCAACCAGAGAATACAGATGAACTAAAGCGCTACAGTGATTTACTTAAAGTTTATGGCGATGTTTTGCAGTTTCTCAAACGTAGTGACCAAGCTTTAGAACGCTACGAAGATGCTTTAAAATTCTACCGCGATATAGGCGCTCGCTTGGGTGAAGCAAATACATTAATAGCCATTGGCGATGTTTTGCAGTTTCTCAAACGTAGTGACCAAGCTTTAGAACGCTACGAAGATGCTTTAAAATTCTACCGCGATATAGGCGCTCGCTTGGGTGAAGCAAATACATTAATAGCCATTGGCGATGTTTTGCAGTTTCTAGACCGACGTGACCAAGCTTTAGAACGCTACGAAGATGCTTTAAAATTCTACCGCGATATAGGCGCTCGCTTGGGTGAAGCAAATACATTAATAGCCATTGGCGATGTTTTGCAGTTTCTAGACCGACGTGACCAAGCTTTAGAACGCTACGAAGATGCTTTAAAATTCTACCGCGATATAGGCGATCGCTTGGGTGAAGCAAATACATTAAAAGCCATTGGCGATGTTTTGCAGTTTCTAGACCGACGTGACCAAGCTTTAGAACGCTACGAAGATGCTTTAAAATTCTACCGCGATATAGGCGCTCGCTTGGGTGAAGCAAATACATTAATAGCCATTGGCGATGTTTTGCAGTTTCTCAAACGTAGTGACCAAGCTTTAGAACGCTACGAAGATGCTTTAAATTCTACCGCGATATAG
- a CDS encoding tetratricopeptide repeat protein, with the protein YEDALKFYRDIGARLGEANTLIAIGDVLQFLKRSDQALERYEDALKFYRDIGDRLGEANTLKAIGDVLQFLDRRDQALERYEDALKFYRDIGARLGEANTLIAIGDVLQFLKRSDQALERYEDALKFYRDIGDRLGEANTLKAIGDVLQFLDRRDQALERYEDALKFYRDIGARLGEANTLKAIGDVLQFLKRSDQALERYEDALKFYRDIGARLGEANTLKAIGDVLQFLKRSDQALERYEDALKFYRDIGDRLGEANTLKAIGDVLQFLDRRDQALERYEDALKFYRDIGARLGEANTRCRHGWTN; encoded by the coding sequence GCTACGAAGATGCTTTAAAATTCTACCGCGATATAGGCGCTCGCTTGGGTGAAGCAAATACATTAATAGCCATTGGCGATGTTTTGCAGTTTCTCAAACGTAGTGACCAAGCTTTAGAACGCTACGAAGATGCTTTAAAATTCTACCGCGATATAGGCGATCGCTTGGGTGAAGCAAATACATTAAAAGCCATTGGCGATGTTTTGCAGTTTCTAGACCGACGTGACCAAGCTTTAGAACGCTACGAAGATGCTTTAAAATTCTACCGCGATATAGGCGCTCGCTTGGGTGAAGCAAATACATTAATAGCCATTGGCGATGTTTTGCAGTTTCTCAAACGTAGTGACCAAGCTTTAGAACGCTACGAAGATGCTTTAAAATTCTACCGCGATATAGGCGATCGCTTGGGTGAAGCAAATACATTAAAAGCCATTGGCGATGTTTTGCAGTTTCTAGACCGACGTGACCAAGCTTTAGAACGCTACGAAGATGCTTTAAAATTCTACCGCGATATAGGCGCTCGCTTGGGTGAAGCTAATACATTAAAAGCCATTGGCGATGTTTTGCAGTTTCTCAAACGTAGTGACCAAGCTTTAGAACGCTACGAAGATGCTTTAAAATTCTACCGCGATATAGGCGCTCGCTTGGGTGAAGCTAATACATTAAAAGCCATTGGCGATGTTTTGCAGTTTCTCAAACGTAGTGACCAAGCTTTAGAACGCTACGAAGATGCTTTAAAATTCTACCGCGATATAGGCGATCGCTTGGGTGAAGCAAATACATTAAAAGCCATTGGCGATGTTTTGCAGTTTCTAGACCGACGTGACCAAGCTTTAGAACGCTACGAAGATGCTTTAAAATTCTACCGCGATATAGGCGCTCGCTTGGGTGAAGCAAATACCAGATGCAGACACGGGTGGACAAATTAA
- a CDS encoding cobalamin-binding protein, producing the protein MANNSVRIVSLIPSGTEILAALGLSDKIVGRSHECDYPPEIHNRPICTQARLNSHDPSRKIHDDVNELLQSALSIYEIKTDILEKLQPTHIITQDQCDVCAVSLADVEKAVASIVHNSPQIVSLKPNTLEDVWQDIERVGNIFGVDSVQILENLEARATICQRKIQGLSLTELPTVACIEWTDPLMTAANWIPELVNLAGGQSQFSVIGQPSTTVPWETLLKSNPDIIIFMPCGFDLNRTRQEAKLFIQRPDWQKLHASKSGRVYITDGNAFFNRPGPRLADSLEILAEILHPEIFDYGYKGTAWDVI; encoded by the coding sequence ATGGCAAATAATAGTGTGAGGATTGTTTCTTTGATTCCTAGTGGAACAGAGATTTTGGCAGCCCTGGGATTGAGTGATAAAATTGTGGGGCGATCGCATGAATGTGACTACCCACCAGAAATCCATAATCGCCCCATTTGTACCCAAGCACGCTTGAACTCTCATGACCCTAGCCGCAAAATTCATGATGATGTCAACGAGTTGCTACAATCGGCCTTAAGTATCTATGAAATCAAAACAGATATTTTAGAGAAATTACAGCCCACCCACATAATCACTCAAGACCAATGTGATGTTTGTGCAGTCAGCCTAGCAGATGTAGAAAAAGCTGTTGCTAGTATCGTCCACAACTCACCTCAAATTGTTTCCTTAAAACCTAATACCCTTGAAGATGTTTGGCAAGATATCGAGCGAGTAGGTAATATCTTTGGTGTAGACTCAGTTCAGATTTTAGAAAATTTAGAAGCTCGCGCGACCATTTGTCAGCGAAAAATCCAAGGGCTTTCCTTAACAGAACTACCCACAGTTGCTTGTATTGAGTGGACAGATCCTTTAATGACAGCGGCCAATTGGATTCCCGAACTCGTTAACTTAGCTGGAGGTCAGTCACAGTTTAGCGTTATCGGTCAGCCCTCTACTACTGTCCCGTGGGAAACACTCTTAAAAAGCAATCCAGATATCATCATTTTTATGCCCTGTGGCTTTGATTTAAATCGGACTCGTCAAGAAGCCAAATTATTCATTCAACGTCCAGATTGGCAAAAACTTCACGCTAGCAAAAGTGGCAGAGTTTATATTACTGATGGTAATGCCTTCTTCAATCGTCCAGGGCCACGACTCGCAGATTCTTTAGAAATTTTGGCAGAAATTTTGCACCCCGAAATTTTCGATTATGGCTATAAAGGAACCGCCTGGGATGTTATTTGA
- a CDS encoding class I SAM-dependent methyltransferase → MQQIFPGEVFANTADFDDGIRQLLPRYDEMLEVVTRCLPSTSRRILELGCGTGELTLKIFQRFPDVEIIALDYSPRMLQCAGKKIKSAGYQQKWTGIQADFGEWADNPEKFDIGSEFDACVSSLAIHHLDDQMKLKLFQRIAMSLNQGGYFGNADPILPESPVLAEVYQKAREEWTAQQGTTLTEVRAKLGSSSQSGYSRQDQLATLDTHLQMLTTSGFKTVAVPWKYYGLAVFGGWI, encoded by the coding sequence ATGCAACAAATATTTCCCGGAGAAGTATTCGCCAACACTGCGGATTTTGATGATGGCATTCGCCAACTGTTACCCCGATATGATGAAATGTTGGAGGTGGTTACCCGATGTCTCCCTAGCACAAGTCGTCGCATTTTAGAGCTAGGGTGCGGTACGGGGGAACTGACTCTGAAAATCTTCCAGCGTTTTCCTGATGTTGAAATCATTGCTTTAGATTACTCACCGCGAATGTTGCAATGTGCCGGCAAGAAAATTAAATCTGCTGGATATCAACAAAAATGGACTGGTATCCAAGCTGACTTTGGTGAATGGGCAGATAATCCAGAAAAGTTCGATATTGGTAGCGAATTTGATGCCTGTGTTTCATCTTTGGCAATTCACCATCTCGATGATCAGATGAAGTTGAAGTTATTTCAACGAATTGCTATGAGTCTTAACCAAGGCGGTTATTTTGGCAATGCAGACCCCATATTACCAGAATCACCTGTGCTAGCAGAAGTTTATCAGAAGGCGCGAGAGGAATGGACAGCCCAACAGGGAACTACTTTAACAGAGGTTCGGGCTAAACTTGGTAGTAGTAGTCAGTCAGGATATTCTCGTCAAGACCAACTCGCTACTTTAGATACTCATTTGCAAATGCTGACCACATCAGGCTTTAAGACGGTGGCTGTACCTTGGAAATATTACGGTTTAGCTGTATTTGGTGGTTGGATTTGA
- a CDS encoding hemolysin family protein — protein sequence MFQLVIIVFVVILGSALCSGTETALFSVSPLRVRQLAQSNNPSAVALLAIRENMNRPIATIVIMNNIFNIVGSILTGSIASQVLGDTWLGIFSGMFTFLIIIFAEIIPKTIGERYSEQIAMLAALPVTGLSLVFTPLVWIIENLTARFFKTKKRPTTNEAEIKLLANIGQQEGIIQSDEAEMIQRVFRLNDVTAADLMTPRIMLTYIRGHLTLEEAKRDIIASQHTRIIVVDESIDQVIGFALKQNLLTAMVEGNNQEKMANLARKVHFVPEIIRADKLMKNFIAAREHLAVVVDEYGDVAGVVTLEDVLEVITGEIVDETDRTVDLQEIARKKREKMLQSINVSNSH from the coding sequence ATGTTCCAGCTTGTAATAATTGTGTTTGTTGTGATTTTAGGTTCAGCGCTTTGTTCTGGTACAGAAACAGCGCTGTTTTCTGTTTCTCCCCTCAGAGTCAGACAACTAGCACAATCAAATAACCCTTCAGCAGTGGCACTTTTGGCGATTCGGGAAAATATGAATCGACCGATTGCAACCATTGTCATCATGAACAATATTTTTAATATTGTTGGCAGTATTCTTACAGGTAGCATTGCTAGTCAAGTATTAGGAGATACTTGGCTGGGGATATTTTCGGGAATGTTTACCTTCTTGATTATCATCTTTGCTGAAATCATTCCTAAGACAATTGGAGAGCGCTATTCTGAACAAATCGCCATGCTGGCAGCTTTACCTGTCACTGGACTTTCTCTAGTTTTTACACCCTTAGTTTGGATTATAGAAAATTTGACCGCACGCTTTTTTAAAACCAAAAAACGACCAACAACAAATGAGGCTGAAATTAAGCTGCTAGCTAATATTGGTCAACAAGAGGGGATTATTCAAAGCGATGAAGCAGAAATGATCCAACGGGTGTTTAGATTAAATGATGTAACAGCAGCAGACTTGATGACACCGCGCATCATGTTGACATATATCCGAGGTCATCTGACTCTGGAAGAAGCAAAAAGAGATATTATTGCTTCTCAACATACCCGAATTATTGTAGTTGATGAATCTATTGATCAAGTAATTGGATTTGCCTTAAAGCAGAATTTACTGACAGCGATGGTTGAAGGCAATAACCAGGAAAAAATGGCTAATTTAGCTCGGAAAGTTCACTTTGTTCCGGAGATCATTCGAGCCGATAAACTTATGAAGAATTTTATAGCAGCCCGTGAACATCTAGCTGTAGTGGTTGATGAATATGGAGATGTGGCCGGTGTTGTCACTTTGGAAGATGTCCTGGAAGTAATAACCGGTGAAATTGTCGATGAAACTGATAGAACAGTTGATTTACAAGAAATTGCTCGGAAAAAGCGAGAAAAAATGTTACAGTCTATTAATGTTAGTAATTCCCATTAA
- a CDS encoding cupin translates to MLSQDWLVTDDGKCEAWEESADNLELWTGQYRLYRFLTDLENILHNLKSDRLRLQAIFPLVRRLLTSSEWLQGEYLEPNPETGWSVLTLYDEPDFPLTVQTVAWLSGRVSPIHNHATWGVVALISGEEKNTLWRRTDQNGSIEKSGDVILTPGEIIGLMPDAIHHVEALGDEPTISFNLYGETNYEQRFEFNPVTGTVKIF, encoded by the coding sequence ATGTTAAGTCAAGATTGGTTAGTGACAGATGATGGTAAGTGCGAAGCTTGGGAAGAATCGGCAGACAATCTAGAATTATGGACAGGTCAATATCGACTTTATCGGTTTTTAACTGATCTGGAAAATATTCTCCATAACTTAAAGAGCGATCGCCTTCGACTCCAAGCAATTTTTCCCCTAGTGCGGCGATTATTAACCAGTTCGGAATGGTTACAAGGTGAATATCTCGAACCAAATCCAGAAACAGGTTGGTCAGTCCTCACCCTATATGATGAGCCGGATTTTCCCTTGACGGTGCAGACAGTCGCTTGGTTATCGGGAAGAGTTTCACCAATTCATAATCATGCTACTTGGGGAGTTGTCGCACTGATTAGTGGAGAAGAAAAAAATACTCTTTGGAGACGGACTGATCAAAACGGTAGTATTGAAAAGTCTGGAGATGTTATTTTAACTCCCGGCGAAATTATTGGCTTAATGCCTGATGCTATTCATCATGTTGAAGCCCTGGGTGATGAACCGACAATTAGCTTCAATTTGTATGGTGAAACTAACTATGAACAGCGATTTGAATTTAATCCTGTTACCGGGACTGTGAAAATTTTTTGA
- a CDS encoding sigma-70 family RNA polymerase sigma factor, which yields MMLSNETDTEVFQALRSGNLSALGIFYERYGEIVYRVALRMLKNAQEAEDLTQEVFLSLWRSGAYDSKRGSMQAFLTTLTRSKSIDRLRQIQARWQRLQRWNHSFPEDNRNSLMDKASIKETSNRIREALSELPDQQRQVLEMAYYEGLSQSEISEDLKMPLGTVKTYKRKALLKLRQILQDLVE from the coding sequence ATGATGTTATCTAATGAGACAGATACCGAAGTATTTCAGGCTTTGCGTTCGGGAAACCTGTCAGCTTTAGGTATCTTTTATGAGCGTTATGGAGAAATAGTCTACCGAGTCGCGCTACGAATGTTAAAAAACGCCCAAGAAGCTGAAGACCTCACACAAGAAGTTTTTCTCAGCCTTTGGCGTAGTGGTGCGTATGACTCCAAGAGAGGCTCTATGCAGGCTTTTTTGACCACTCTCACCAGATCAAAATCCATAGACCGCCTCCGTCAAATACAAGCCAGATGGCAACGTTTGCAAAGATGGAATCACAGCTTTCCCGAAGACAATAGGAATAGTTTGATGGATAAAGCTTCAATCAAAGAAACATCCAACCGGATTCGTGAAGCATTATCTGAGTTACCTGATCAACAGCGACAGGTTTTAGAAATGGCTTACTACGAAGGTTTGAGTCAATCAGAGATTTCTGAGGACTTAAAAATGCCTTTGGGAACAGTGAAAACTTATAAACGCAAGGCTTTGTTAAAACTAAGGCAAATATTACAAGATTTGGTGGAATAA
- a CDS encoding anti-sigma factor has product MTNFQNFDELQELLAGYVLGDLTPEEVAKVNQLLETRPELKVEVNRLQNSLALLPWALPETSPPKSLGSKILQAAAASPANSVVSTSNRIWRKPKIWFGVLGSVAASVVISLSLYSYRLQQEVTIAQAELSRYKETIALLRQPNNRLLTLTGTNVTPVASGSLVIAPKSDVALLSLQNLDPLPKGQIYRLWAIVDNEKVYCGEFNSDSQGTVLMQLPLDEFMTDSSEAVITIEPIEKIPQPTGETVMKGSISL; this is encoded by the coding sequence ATGACAAACTTTCAAAATTTTGACGAATTACAAGAACTTTTGGCAGGTTATGTCCTCGGCGACCTAACTCCAGAAGAGGTTGCTAAGGTTAATCAGTTATTAGAAACGCGTCCAGAATTAAAAGTTGAGGTAAACCGTTTACAGAATAGTTTAGCTTTACTTCCTTGGGCTTTGCCGGAAACTTCGCCCCCTAAATCTTTGGGTTCTAAAATATTACAGGCTGCGGCTGCATCTCCTGCTAATTCTGTAGTTTCCACATCCAACCGAATTTGGAGAAAACCTAAAATTTGGTTTGGTGTTCTGGGGAGTGTTGCGGCTTCTGTTGTCATTAGCCTCAGCCTATATAGTTATCGTCTACAACAAGAAGTTACTATTGCTCAGGCTGAACTATCCCGTTATAAGGAAACAATAGCCTTACTTCGTCAACCTAATAACCGTTTGCTAACACTAACAGGAACTAATGTAACTCCTGTAGCTTCTGGTAGTTTAGTAATTGCACCTAAGTCTGATGTGGCGCTACTTAGCCTGCAAAATTTAGACCCACTGCCCAAGGGTCAAATTTATCGCTTGTGGGCTATAGTTGATAATGAAAAAGTATATTGCGGAGAATTTAATTCTGACTCCCAAGGGACAGTATTAATGCAACTTCCTTTAGATGAGTTTATGACAGATTCTTCTGAGGCTGTGATTACTATTGAACCCATAGAAAAAATTCCCCAACCAACTGGAGAAACTGTGATGAAGGGTAGCATTTCCTTGTAG
- a CDS encoding mercuric reductase — MSNSAFQKVTLPPMDEYNQKLISYVHPPDWVNPKPVDCYDLVVIGAGTAGLVVAAGAAGLDVGLKVALIEKHLMGGDCLNVGCVPSKCIIRSSRVVGEMWEAKALGINPPKKIDVDFPAVMARMRRLRSGISHHDSAHRFQKLGVDIFLGSGRFAGDNIIEVGEQKLRFKKAVIATGARAVRPSIKGLEKSGFLTNETVFSLTELPKRLAVIGGGPIGCELAQAFQRLGSQVILFHKDSHILNKEDSEAAEIIQNRLIQENMHLVLNSQIQSVEKTPEGKLINFLSNGSQRSIVVDEILVGAGRAPNVEGLNLEAVGVEFDQRKGVKVNDYLQTTNPKIYAAGDICMNWKFTHAADAAARIVIKNTLFSPFGFGKSKLSSIVMPWVTYTDPEIAHVGMYEQEAQKQGFEINTIKIPFSSVDRAITDGEEDGFVKIIHKKGSDQILGATIVSRHAGETISEITTAIVNKIGLNGLSGVIHPYPTQAEAIKKAADAYRRTLLTPTSKRILELLTKLS; from the coding sequence ATGTCAAATTCTGCATTTCAAAAAGTTACTCTTCCACCAATGGACGAGTATAATCAAAAATTAATTTCCTATGTTCATCCACCTGATTGGGTTAATCCTAAACCTGTTGATTGTTATGATTTAGTTGTGATTGGTGCTGGTACGGCGGGATTAGTCGTAGCCGCAGGTGCAGCAGGTTTAGATGTGGGATTAAAAGTTGCTTTAATTGAAAAGCATTTAATGGGTGGGGATTGTTTAAATGTCGGTTGTGTCCCCTCAAAATGTATTATTCGTTCATCTCGCGTTGTCGGCGAAATGTGGGAAGCGAAGGCTTTGGGAATTAACCCCCCAAAAAAAATAGACGTTGATTTTCCAGCAGTAATGGCACGGATGCGCCGTTTAAGGTCGGGTATTAGCCATCATGATTCTGCACATCGGTTTCAAAAGCTGGGAGTGGATATTTTCTTAGGTAGTGGTCGTTTTGCCGGTGATAATATCATTGAAGTTGGTGAACAAAAACTTCGCTTTAAAAAAGCTGTGATTGCTACTGGTGCTAGGGCTGTGCGACCATCGATTAAGGGACTGGAAAAATCTGGATTTCTGACTAATGAAACAGTATTTTCTCTCACCGAACTTCCCAAACGTTTAGCTGTAATTGGTGGTGGACCCATTGGTTGTGAATTGGCTCAAGCTTTCCAACGTTTGGGTTCTCAAGTCATCTTGTTTCATAAGGATTCTCACATCTTAAATAAAGAAGATAGCGAAGCCGCAGAAATTATTCAAAATAGGTTAATTCAAGAAAATATGCATTTGGTTTTGAATAGCCAAATCCAAAGTGTAGAAAAAACCCCAGAAGGAAAGCTAATTAACTTTCTCAGCAATGGTTCTCAAAGGTCAATTGTTGTTGATGAAATTTTAGTTGGTGCGGGACGCGCACCGAATGTGGAAGGCTTAAATTTAGAAGCTGTTGGGGTGGAATTTGACCAAAGAAAGGGGGTGAAAGTTAATGATTATCTTCAGACAACCAACCCCAAAATTTATGCCGCCGGCGACATCTGCATGAACTGGAAGTTTACTCACGCAGCTGATGCAGCAGCGCGAATTGTAATTAAGAATACTTTGTTTTCTCCCTTTGGCTTTGGAAAATCCAAACTTAGTAGTATAGTCATGCCTTGGGTGACATATACTGACCCAGAAATTGCTCACGTGGGAATGTACGAGCAGGAGGCTCAGAAACAGGGTTTTGAGATTAATACAATTAAAATTCCTTTTAGTAGTGTAGACCGAGCAATTACAGATGGGGAAGAAGACGGGTTTGTGAAAATTATCCACAAAAAAGGTTCCGACCAAATTTTAGGAGCAACAATTGTCTCCCGTCATGCTGGAGAAACCATTAGTGAAATAACTACAGCAATTGTCAATAAAATTGGTTTAAATGGGTTATCTGGTGTAATTCATCCTTACCCAACTCAAGCAGAAGCTATTAAAAAAGCCGCAGATGCTTATCGCCGTACTTTGTTAACACCAACATCAAAAAGAATTTTAGAACTGCTTACGAAGTTGTCTTAA
- a CDS encoding peroxiredoxin-like family protein: protein MTNTTKTTKLLTGTQVPELEVKTLDGKLWQLSQQQPQNFTLIIFYRGWFCPICQTYLAELERLLEDFTKLGVEAIAISGDSQADAQKSISEWGIKNLTIGYEASIDLFRSWGLYISKGAFEKEPPLFCEPGFFLVKPDGTLSYAAVNSAPFGRPPISDMLSAIDFVLKNNYPVRGTD from the coding sequence ATGACAAATACAACAAAGACAACCAAATTGCTGACTGGTACTCAAGTTCCCGAATTGGAAGTAAAAACCCTGGATGGTAAACTTTGGCAACTTTCTCAGCAGCAACCCCAAAACTTCACATTAATTATTTTTTATCGGGGGTGGTTCTGCCCAATTTGTCAAACTTATCTTGCAGAACTTGAACGTCTCCTTGAAGATTTTACTAAACTTGGGGTAGAAGCGATCGCTATTAGCGGAGACAGTCAAGCAGACGCTCAAAAGTCAATCTCAGAATGGGGAATTAAGAATCTCACCATTGGCTATGAAGCCAGCATAGATTTATTTCGTAGTTGGGGGCTTTATATTTCCAAAGGTGCATTTGAGAAAGAACCCCCCTTATTTTGTGAACCAGGTTTTTTCTTAGTTAAGCCTGATGGCACACTTTCCTATGCTGCTGTCAATAGCGCCCCTTTTGGTCGTCCACCCATATCAGATATGCTTTCTGCCATCGATTTCGTGTTGAAAAACAATTATCCTGTGCGGGGAACAGATTAG
- a CDS encoding TVP38/TMEM64 family protein, whose product MLKSAITNLFFPQRQKPTIADIFTKNWQRLVKYAFLMLMAFSVALIFTAEPAWGQESAQNASGFNPQIWLRNALQWIDGLGAVGALAFILLYIVATVAFLPGSILTLGAGVVFGVVMGSLYVFIGATIGATAAFLVGRYLARGWVAKKIAGNNKFRAIDEAVGREGLKIVLLTRLSPIFPFNLLNYAYGVTGVSLKDYFLGSVGMIPGTIMYVYIGSLASNIATIGTEAQPDNPGVQWAIRIIGFIATVAVTVYVTKVARKALEDEVLESTDNDENQQINLN is encoded by the coding sequence ATGTTAAAATCTGCAATAACTAATTTGTTCTTTCCCCAACGTCAAAAGCCCACTATTGCAGATATCTTTACGAAGAATTGGCAAAGGCTGGTTAAATATGCTTTTCTGATGCTCATGGCATTTAGCGTTGCTTTGATATTTACCGCCGAACCAGCTTGGGGACAAGAATCTGCTCAAAATGCTTCAGGATTTAATCCCCAAATCTGGTTGCGAAATGCTTTGCAGTGGATTGATGGTTTGGGTGCTGTAGGAGCATTGGCATTTATCCTACTGTATATCGTTGCTACTGTCGCCTTTTTACCAGGGTCAATTCTCACACTCGGTGCGGGTGTCGTCTTTGGCGTGGTTATGGGTTCACTTTATGTCTTCATTGGTGCAACCATCGGAGCCACCGCCGCTTTCCTCGTCGGGCGTTATTTGGCTAGGGGTTGGGTGGCGAAGAAAATTGCAGGAAATAACAAATTTCGGGCGATTGATGAAGCTGTGGGTAGGGAAGGATTAAAAATTGTCCTGCTAACGCGACTTTCTCCTATCTTCCCCTTTAACTTATTGAACTATGCTTATGGCGTAACGGGTGTTTCTCTCAAAGATTACTTTTTGGGTTCCGTTGGGATGATTCCCGGCACAATTATGTATGTTTACATCGGCTCCTTAGCTAGTAACATTGCCACAATCGGTACTGAGGCTCAACCCGATAACCCCGGTGTACAGTGGGCAATTCGCATCATTGGTTTTATTGCTACAGTTGCGGTGACAGTTTATGTTACTAAAGTTGCTCGTAAGGCTTTAGAAGATGAAGTTTTAGAATCTACAGACAATGACGAAAATCAACAAATTAATCTGAATTAA